Proteins found in one Ferrovibrio sp. MS7 genomic segment:
- a CDS encoding ABC transporter permease: protein MIKTLARWYDSDLAYSFRRSPVVVVAAIVAAVMILSAVFAPLVAPFNPFDPSSLKLMDAQTPPAWVEGGMGKYLLGTDDQGRDLLSTILYGSRVSLFVGFAAIGFAAVFGTLIGVLCGYRGGWLDTLVMRAADVQLTIPSILIALTIDGIGRAALPRELHGEIALFVLVFAIGVAEWPHFARVARSAALVERNKDYVAAAKVIGRAPWSIVWRHVLPNTLGPVLVLATVGLALAILSEATLSFLGVGVPPTQPSLGTLIRVGQSFLFSGEWWTVFFPALTLVLLVLAVNVLGDWLRDALNPKLQ from the coding sequence ATGATCAAGACGCTCGCCCGCTGGTACGATAGCGACCTGGCCTACAGCTTCCGCCGCTCGCCGGTGGTGGTGGTGGCCGCCATCGTCGCCGCCGTGATGATCCTGTCTGCCGTGTTCGCGCCGCTGGTGGCGCCATTCAATCCCTTCGATCCATCGTCATTGAAACTGATGGATGCGCAGACGCCGCCGGCCTGGGTGGAAGGCGGCATGGGCAAGTATCTGCTCGGCACCGATGACCAGGGCCGCGACTTGCTCTCCACCATTCTTTACGGCAGCCGGGTATCGCTGTTCGTCGGCTTCGCGGCGATTGGTTTCGCGGCAGTGTTCGGCACGTTGATCGGCGTGCTCTGCGGCTATCGCGGCGGCTGGCTCGATACCCTGGTGATGCGCGCCGCCGATGTGCAGCTTACCATTCCCAGCATCCTGATCGCGCTGACCATCGACGGTATCGGCCGCGCCGCACTGCCGCGTGAACTGCATGGCGAGATCGCGCTGTTCGTGCTGGTTTTTGCCATTGGTGTGGCGGAATGGCCGCATTTCGCCCGGGTCGCGCGCTCGGCTGCGCTGGTCGAGCGCAACAAGGATTATGTCGCGGCGGCCAAGGTGATCGGGCGCGCGCCGTGGTCCATCGTCTGGCGCCATGTGCTGCCGAATACGCTCGGCCCGGTGCTGGTGCTGGCCACCGTCGGCCTGGCGCTGGCGATCCTTTCGGAAGCCACGCTCAGTTTCCTCGGCGTTGGCGTGCCGCCGACACAGCCCTCGCTCGGCACACTGATCCGCGTCGGCCAGAGTTTCCTGTTCTCCGGCGAATGGTGGACCGTGTTTTTCCCGGCGCTCACCCTGGTGCTGCTGGTGCTGGCGGTGAATGTGCTCGGCGACTGGCTGCGCGACGCGCTGAATCCGAAGCTGCAGTAG
- a CDS encoding 2-hydroxyacid dehydrogenase translates to MSRFRLLLTRRLPPHVEARAQRDYDTLPNPEDTLLSPQEIAARASSHRADGILVCAGDRVTAEVVAQLPASVKVIATFSVGYEHLDVAAIKARGIIATNTPDVLTEATADTALLLLLAAARRAHEGNKLVRDGAWRGWHTTMLLGRDPKDKRLGIYGMGRIGQAVAQRARAFGMRIHYHNRRRLPPEQELGAVYHDTLESLLQASDFFSINAPSTPETRGLFNAEKLALLPRGAIFVNTARGDMVVDEALLAALKSGQIRAAGLDVFAGEPNLHPGYAALDNVFLLPHVGSATEETRDAMGFAALDNIDAVLAGRAPLSPL, encoded by the coding sequence ATGAGCCGCTTCCGCCTGTTGCTGACCCGCCGCCTGCCGCCCCATGTCGAAGCCCGCGCCCAGCGCGATTATGACACCCTGCCGAACCCGGAAGACACGCTGTTGAGCCCGCAGGAGATCGCCGCCCGCGCCAGCAGCCACCGCGCCGATGGTATCCTGGTCTGCGCCGGCGACCGCGTCACCGCCGAGGTGGTGGCGCAACTGCCGGCCAGCGTGAAGGTGATTGCCACCTTCTCCGTCGGCTACGAACATCTCGACGTGGCGGCAATCAAGGCCCGCGGCATCATTGCCACGAACACGCCCGATGTGCTGACCGAGGCCACCGCCGACACCGCCTTGCTGCTGCTGCTGGCCGCTGCGCGGCGGGCGCATGAGGGCAACAAACTGGTCCGCGATGGCGCATGGCGCGGCTGGCACACCACGATGCTGCTGGGCCGCGACCCCAAGGACAAGCGGCTTGGCATCTACGGCATGGGCCGCATCGGCCAGGCGGTGGCGCAGCGCGCCCGCGCCTTCGGCATGCGGATCCATTATCACAACCGCCGCCGCCTGCCGCCAGAGCAGGAACTCGGCGCGGTGTATCACGACACGCTGGAAAGCCTGCTCCAGGCATCCGACTTCTTTTCCATCAATGCGCCCTCGACGCCGGAGACGCGCGGCCTGTTCAATGCCGAAAAGCTCGCCCTGCTGCCGCGCGGCGCCATCTTCGTCAACACCGCGCGCGGCGACATGGTGGTGGACGAGGCTTTGCTGGCAGCGCTCAAATCCGGCCAGATCCGCGCCGCCGGCCTCGATGTTTTCGCCGGAGAGCCGAACCTGCATCCAGGCTATGCCGCGCTCGACAATGTGTTCCTGCTGCCGCATGTCGGCAGCGCCACCGAGGAAACCCGCGATGCCATGGGCTTCGCCGCGCTCGATAACATCGACGCGGTGCTGGCGGGCCGGGCGCCGCTAAGCCCGCTCTGA
- a CDS encoding ABC transporter permease: protein MLGYLIGRLGQALAVMLAVALVAFVLFNYIGDPINNMVGQDATTTDRAALREQLGLDDPALVQFGRFLVNAAQGEFGLSYRLKRPVSILIRERLPATLELVALSAIMALILGLPLGVYTALRRDSWLTRTVLTASLVGVSLPTFVIGIGLIYLFSVQFDLLPSFGRGQVVQLGWWSTGFLTKSGWAAIIMPSITLCLYQLTLVLRLVRSEMLEVLRTDYIKFARARGLTDSVVHFRHALKNTLMPVVTIVGLQVGGLIAFSIVTETVFQWPGMGLLFIQAVTFADIPVMSAYLVMVGLLFVVLNLTVDLVYFLIDPRLSAQQGQAGKNT, encoded by the coding sequence ATGCTCGGTTATCTCATCGGTCGTCTGGGCCAGGCGCTCGCCGTCATGCTGGCGGTGGCTCTGGTCGCTTTCGTGCTGTTCAATTACATCGGCGATCCGATCAACAACATGGTGGGGCAGGATGCCACCACCACGGACCGTGCTGCCCTGCGCGAACAGCTTGGGCTGGACGATCCTGCCCTGGTGCAGTTTGGCCGTTTCCTGGTCAATGCGGCACAGGGCGAGTTCGGCCTCAGCTACCGCCTCAAGCGCCCGGTCAGCATCCTGATCCGCGAGCGCCTGCCGGCGACGCTGGAACTGGTCGCGCTGTCCGCCATCATGGCGCTGATCCTTGGCCTGCCGCTCGGCGTCTACACCGCGCTCAGGCGCGATAGCTGGCTCACCCGCACCGTGCTCACGGCATCGCTGGTCGGGGTGTCGCTGCCCACTTTCGTGATCGGCATCGGCCTGATCTATCTGTTCTCGGTGCAGTTCGACCTGCTGCCCAGCTTCGGGCGCGGGCAGGTGGTGCAGCTTGGCTGGTGGAGCACCGGCTTCCTCACCAAATCCGGCTGGGCCGCCATCATCATGCCGTCGATCACGCTCTGCCTCTACCAGCTTACCCTGGTACTGCGCCTGGTGCGCTCCGAAATGCTGGAAGTGCTGCGCACCGATTACATCAAATTCGCCCGCGCCCGAGGCCTCACCGACAGCGTGGTGCATTTCCGCCATGCGCTGAAGAACACGCTGATGCCGGTGGTCACGATTGTCGGCCTGCAGGTCGGCGGCCTGATCGCCTTTTCCATCGTCACCGAAACCGTGTTCCAGTGGCCCGGCATGGGCCTGCTGTTCATCCAAGCCGTCACTTTCGCCGATATTCCGGTGATGTCGGCCTATCTGGTGATGGTCGGGCTGCTGTTCGTGGTGCTCAATCTCACGGTCGATCTGGTCTATTTCCTGATTGACCCGCGCCTCAGCGCGCAGCAGGGGCAGGCGGGCAAGAACACATGA
- a CDS encoding glycerophosphodiester phosphodiesterase, whose product MTEAPPKWLLKTPVAHRGLHDIAKGVPENSRLAFQHAIDNGYAIELDVRITGDGQVVVFHDAVLDRLCGKSGRVSEMSLAALKRETILGTTETVPSLNDVLDLVQGRVPLLVEIKKDNADPAGALEQAVANMLRHYPGPVAVQSFSPRTVAWFRDHAPQFVRGQIACALAEMGKNLNWYQKLGLRWMLNRFHGEPMFLAYDVNDLPAPLTARYRAHNLPVISWTVRSKEQRARAAAHADNIIFEELSTK is encoded by the coding sequence ATGACCGAAGCCCCCCCGAAATGGCTCTTGAAGACGCCGGTGGCGCATCGCGGCCTGCATGACATCGCCAAGGGCGTGCCGGAAAATTCGCGCCTTGCCTTCCAGCACGCAATCGACAACGGCTATGCCATCGAACTGGACGTGCGCATCACCGGCGACGGCCAGGTGGTGGTGTTCCATGATGCCGTGCTCGACCGCCTCTGCGGCAAGTCCGGCCGCGTGTCGGAAATGAGCCTGGCGGCGCTCAAGCGCGAAACCATCCTCGGCACCACCGAGACAGTGCCGAGCCTGAATGATGTGCTCGACCTGGTGCAGGGCCGCGTGCCTTTGCTGGTCGAGATCAAGAAAGACAATGCCGACCCCGCCGGCGCACTCGAGCAGGCGGTCGCCAACATGCTGCGGCATTATCCCGGCCCCGTGGCGGTGCAATCCTTCAGCCCGCGCACCGTTGCCTGGTTCCGCGACCACGCCCCGCAATTCGTGCGCGGCCAGATCGCCTGCGCGCTCGCCGAGATGGGCAAGAACCTGAACTGGTATCAGAAGCTCGGCCTGCGCTGGATGCTGAACCGCTTCCATGGCGAGCCGATGTTCCTGGCCTATGACGTGAACGACCTGCCGGCGCCGCTCACCGCGCGCTACCGCGCCCATAACCTGCCTGTGATCAGCTGGACGGTGCGCAGCAAGGAGCAGCGCGCCCGCGCCGCCGCCCATGCCGACAACATCATCTTCGAGGAGCTATCCACGAAGTGA
- a CDS encoding RidA family protein, whose product MTASHEARLKTLGIELPNPATPAANYVPYTISGKTLYVAGQITIWNGELRYLGRLGADMSLEQGVEAARLCGLNLIAQARAAAGGSLDGIKRVLKVGGFVNSTPDFIQQPQVINGASDLFAQVFGDAGKHARFAVGAVSLPRGVSVEIDAIFELV is encoded by the coding sequence ATGACTGCCAGCCATGAAGCGCGTCTCAAGACGCTGGGCATCGAATTGCCCAACCCGGCCACCCCGGCGGCCAACTATGTCCCCTACACCATCAGCGGCAAGACGCTCTATGTCGCCGGCCAGATCACCATCTGGAACGGCGAATTGCGCTATCTCGGCCGGCTCGGCGCCGATATGAGCCTGGAACAGGGTGTGGAAGCGGCGCGGCTCTGCGGCCTCAACCTGATCGCCCAGGCGCGCGCCGCAGCCGGCGGTTCGCTGGATGGCATCAAGCGCGTGCTGAAGGTGGGCGGCTTCGTCAATTCGACGCCGGATTTCATCCAGCAGCCGCAGGTGATCAACGGTGCTTCCGACCTGTTCGCGCAGGTATTCGGCGATGCCGGCAAGCATGCCCGCTTCGCGGTCGGCGCGGTGTCGCTGCCGCGCGGCGTATCGGTCGAGATCGACGCCATCTTCGAACTGGTCTGA
- a CDS encoding RidA family protein, producing MAGRIAARLKELGLVLPPAHLPVATYVGWQRLGREVWVAGVGPTWGQSVRHQGKLGGSASMADGVAAARLTALNLLAQVSQAVEGDLDRVERCLKVFALVNSTPDFQQAQVVANGITDLLQEVFGEPGRPARTAISAPSLPFDITVEADAVFLIRE from the coding sequence TTGGCCGGCCGCATCGCCGCCCGCCTGAAAGAGCTAGGCCTGGTGCTGCCGCCGGCGCATCTGCCGGTGGCGACCTATGTCGGCTGGCAGCGGCTCGGCCGCGAAGTATGGGTCGCCGGCGTCGGCCCTACCTGGGGCCAGAGTGTACGCCATCAGGGCAAGCTCGGCGGCTCGGCCTCGATGGCCGATGGCGTGGCGGCGGCACGGCTGACGGCGCTGAACCTGCTGGCGCAGGTGAGCCAGGCGGTGGAGGGTGATCTCGACCGCGTCGAACGCTGCCTCAAGGTGTTCGCCCTGGTGAATTCGACGCCGGATTTCCAGCAGGCGCAAGTCGTCGCCAACGGCATCACCGATCTGTTGCAGGAGGTGTTCGGCGAACCGGGCCGGCCCGCGCGCACCGCGATCTCGGCACCGTCCCTGCCCTTCGACATCACGGTGGAAGCTGACGCCGTGTTCCTTATCCGCGAGTAG
- a CDS encoding tetratricopeptide repeat protein, with product MKRLAAFACLLLLSQPALAADWLERCEAGIKAGDAAACERALEQKPDDPEILRRLGNAYFHADRFLESHRAYQAALRAAPNDAGLHYEYASLLVLINEYHEGVREAEAAVKLAPDHRLSWALLATCYRMMKRPDQAIKATLRAASLGDRREAYTLAHAYGDGSDGLRRDPKQEARWLERAALAGHVAAMDDLAELFAKGRPGIPADTAKSRYWHERAMAALR from the coding sequence ATGAAACGCCTGGCTGCCTTCGCCTGCCTGCTGCTGCTCAGCCAGCCCGCCCTGGCCGCCGACTGGCTGGAGCGTTGCGAGGCCGGGATCAAAGCCGGCGATGCCGCCGCCTGCGAGCGTGCGCTGGAACAGAAGCCGGATGATCCGGAAATCCTGCGTCGTCTCGGCAATGCCTATTTCCATGCCGACCGTTTCCTGGAAAGCCACCGCGCCTATCAGGCCGCTTTGCGCGCCGCGCCGAATGATGCCGGCCTGCATTACGAATATGCCAGCCTGCTGGTGCTGATAAATGAATACCACGAAGGCGTGCGCGAGGCCGAAGCCGCCGTGAAACTGGCGCCGGACCACCGCCTGTCCTGGGCCCTGCTCGCCACCTGCTATCGCATGATGAAACGCCCGGATCAGGCCATCAAAGCGACGCTGCGCGCGGCCAGCCTGGGCGACCGCCGCGAGGCCTACACGCTGGCCCATGCCTATGGTGATGGCAGCGACGGGCTGCGGCGCGATCCGAAGCAGGAGGCACGCTGGCTGGAGCGCGCTGCCCTTGCCGGCCATGTCGCCGCCATGGATGACCTGGCTGAATTATTCGCCAAGGGCCGGCCCGGCATTCCCGCCGACACGGCCAAGAGCCGCTACTGGCATGAGCGGGCGATGGCGGCATTGCGGTGA
- a CDS encoding EipB family protein, with protein MKRLFAWFAVLLLLAASLAFSPAAGPVHAQEQADPKALQAIGKGLVSHRAIYGLSIARHDPRNYRSGIGGGLTLEFLNSCDGYVLNQRFVIETQTDDGQVLSDMTLGSFESLDGQRFRFRLREQLNGEDEEELVGEGQLGPGGGRITFSQPADTTLDLPAGAMFPTDHTIRLIEAGRAARNLLRADVFDGSAADGFASIGGFIGRTLPPNAEARFDGLKQQRSWRVRLAYFSTAKKSDTPDYEIAFRLYENGISDDIVFDYGDYAIRATLQSLEILPKDRC; from the coding sequence ATGAAGCGCCTTTTTGCTTGGTTTGCTGTTTTGCTGTTGCTGGCTGCCAGCCTGGCATTCTCGCCGGCGGCCGGGCCGGTCCATGCCCAGGAACAGGCTGATCCCAAGGCGTTGCAGGCCATCGGCAAGGGCCTGGTTTCGCACCGCGCCATCTATGGCCTGTCCATTGCGCGGCATGATCCACGGAACTACCGCTCCGGCATCGGTGGCGGCCTGACGCTGGAATTCCTCAATAGCTGCGATGGCTATGTGCTGAACCAGCGTTTCGTGATCGAAACCCAGACCGATGATGGCCAGGTGCTGAGCGACATGACGCTCGGTTCCTTCGAGAGCCTGGATGGCCAGCGCTTCCGCTTCCGCCTGCGCGAGCAGTTGAACGGCGAGGATGAGGAAGAACTAGTCGGCGAGGGCCAGTTGGGACCGGGCGGTGGCCGCATCACGTTTTCCCAGCCCGCCGACACCACGCTGGACCTGCCGGCCGGCGCGATGTTTCCCACCGATCACACCATCCGCCTGATCGAGGCCGGCCGCGCCGCGCGCAATCTGTTGCGGGCGGATGTGTTCGACGGCTCTGCGGCGGATGGCTTTGCCAGCATCGGCGGCTTTATCGGCCGCACCCTGCCGCCCAATGCCGAGGCGCGGTTCGATGGCCTCAAGCAGCAGCGTTCCTGGCGCGTGCGGCTGGCCTATTTCTCCACGGCGAAGAAAAGCGACACGCCGGATTACGAGATCGCCTTCCGGCTCTATGAGAACGGCATCAGCGACGACATCGTGTTCGATTATGGCGACTACGCCATCCGCGCCACGCTGCAATCGCTTGAGATACTGCCCAAGGATCGTTGCTGA
- a CDS encoding HIT family protein, with product MSGDNCVFCKIVAGEIPSIKLAEEKHCLAIMDINPFAPGHALVIAKEHHPDLFSTPAETVGAVAKLAKRIAGAVQQATTPDGLNIVQSNGPGAAQSVLHYHVHVLPRHKGDNAKLNWSLTPGDRDAIIDMAAKIKGFL from the coding sequence ATGAGCGGCGACAATTGCGTGTTCTGCAAGATCGTGGCGGGAGAGATCCCGAGCATCAAACTCGCCGAGGAAAAGCATTGCCTCGCCATCATGGACATCAATCCCTTTGCGCCGGGCCATGCCCTGGTGATCGCCAAGGAGCATCACCCTGACCTGTTCAGCACGCCGGCCGAAACCGTCGGTGCCGTGGCCAAGCTGGCCAAGCGCATCGCCGGCGCGGTGCAGCAGGCCACCACGCCGGACGGCCTCAACATCGTGCAGTCGAACGGGCCGGGCGCGGCGCAGTCGGTGCTGCATTACCACGTGCATGTGCTGCCACGGCACAAGGGCGATAATGCCAAGCTCAACTGGAGCCTGACGCCGGGCGACCGCGATGCGATCATCGACATGGCGGCGAAGATCAAGGGGTTTCTGTGA
- a CDS encoding GNAT family N-acetyltransferase, giving the protein MSNLTVRSIGGIANMPAVAWDACAGTDNPFLLHGFLLALEQSGCVAPRHGWQPTHLVVEDGDKAVGAMPLYFKGHSQGEYIFDQGWANAYERAGGQYYPKLLSAVPFTPVTGPRFLVAPGHDPEAVRGALLQGALEIVKRHKLSSLHVNFVTEAEKDWGESTGLLHRLGEQFHWQNDGYADFDAFLAALASRKRKAIKRERREAVSDGIEIEAFSGAALLDEHWDAFFEFYMDTGSRKWGQPYLNRDFFRRLHRAMPERVVLVLAKREGRWIAGAWNMLGSDTLYGRNWGCIEQHNFLHFECCYYQAIDYAIRHGLKRVEAGAQGEHKLARGYLPSPIHSLHYIPDPGFRRAVANFLDQERAHMQGLIAALDEHSPFRHADSSAESE; this is encoded by the coding sequence GTGAGCAACCTCACCGTCCGGTCGATTGGCGGCATCGCCAATATGCCGGCGGTGGCTTGGGATGCCTGCGCCGGCACGGATAACCCTTTCCTGCTGCATGGCTTCCTGCTGGCGCTGGAGCAATCGGGCTGCGTCGCACCGCGCCACGGCTGGCAGCCGACGCATCTGGTGGTGGAGGATGGCGACAAAGCCGTCGGCGCCATGCCGCTGTATTTCAAGGGCCACAGCCAGGGCGAATACATCTTCGACCAGGGCTGGGCGAATGCCTATGAACGCGCCGGCGGGCAGTATTATCCGAAGCTGCTGTCTGCGGTGCCGTTCACGCCGGTGACCGGCCCGCGCTTCCTGGTTGCGCCGGGCCATGACCCGGAAGCCGTACGCGGCGCGCTGCTGCAGGGCGCGCTGGAAATCGTCAAGCGCCACAAACTCTCCTCGCTGCATGTCAACTTCGTCACCGAAGCCGAGAAGGACTGGGGCGAGAGCACCGGCCTGCTGCATCGCTTAGGGGAACAGTTCCATTGGCAGAATGACGGCTATGCCGATTTCGATGCTTTCCTGGCAGCACTTGCCTCGCGCAAGCGCAAGGCGATCAAGCGCGAACGGCGCGAAGCGGTGAGCGATGGCATCGAGATCGAGGCGTTCTCGGGCGCCGCACTGCTTGATGAACATTGGGACGCCTTCTTCGAATTCTACATGGATACCGGCAGCCGCAAATGGGGCCAGCCATACTTGAACCGCGATTTCTTCCGCCGCCTGCACCGGGCGATGCCGGAGCGCGTGGTGCTGGTGCTGGCGAAGCGCGAAGGCCGCTGGATCGCCGGCGCCTGGAACATGCTGGGCAGTGACACGCTCTATGGCCGCAACTGGGGCTGTATCGAGCAGCATAATTTCCTGCATTTCGAATGCTGCTACTACCAGGCCATCGACTATGCCATCCGGCATGGCCTCAAGCGTGTCGAGGCCGGCGCCCAGGGCGAGCACAAGCTGGCGCGCGGCTATCTACCGAGCCCGATCCATTCGCTGCACTACATTCCCGATCCCGGCTTCCGCCGCGCCGTAGCGAACTTCCTGGACCAGGAGCGCGCCCATATGCAGGGCCTGATCGCGGCACTGGATGAGCATTCCCCCTTCCGACATGCGGACAGCTCAGCGGAAAGTGAGTGA
- a CDS encoding response regulator: MSKTVLIVEDNELNMKLFHDLLDAHGYQTLQTKDGMEALAMVRQHRPDLILMDIQLPEVSGLEVIKWIKEDDNLRSIPVVAVTAFAMKGDEEKMREGGCDAYIAKPISVGKFIETVKHFLDAKN, encoded by the coding sequence ATGAGCAAGACCGTTCTGATCGTCGAGGACAACGAACTCAATATGAAGTTGTTCCACGACCTGCTGGATGCTCATGGCTACCAGACCCTACAAACCAAGGATGGCATGGAGGCCCTGGCCATGGTGCGTCAGCACCGGCCGGACCTGATCCTGATGGATATCCAGTTGCCCGAGGTCTCGGGCCTGGAAGTGATCAAGTGGATCAAGGAGGACGACAACCTCCGCTCCATTCCGGTGGTGGCGGTGACGGCCTTTGCCATGAAGGGCGACGAAGAGAAGATGCGCGAGGGCGGCTGCGACGCCTATATCGCCAAGCCGATTTCGGTCGGCAAGTTCATCGAGACGGTGAAGCACTTCCTGGACGCCAAGAACTGA
- a CDS encoding GGDEF domain-containing protein, whose amino-acid sequence MSFALPANDLPVNLADWRADQAPAFGAALPESARSDSARPGFASLVLRLRLQLRRDNDPARLALLDQILDVAAESEQKLADQQQRIEDLERVSLTDELTGLANRRGFEHHMDQELARARCQSGGGVLGFLDLDGLKGINDGHGHAAGDAALRHAARHLHQAAAPEDFAARLHGDEFALVLPGTSVAAAEARLRGLCAAIRNEPLLWGQGRLPVGLSYGLVRYDGRASLASLLKASDRAMYLHKETRRARPVS is encoded by the coding sequence ATGAGCTTCGCCCTGCCAGCCAATGATCTGCCGGTCAACCTCGCCGACTGGCGTGCCGACCAGGCTCCCGCCTTCGGCGCCGCCCTGCCCGAGTCGGCCCGCTCCGACTCAGCCCGGCCCGGCTTCGCCAGCCTTGTACTGCGCCTGCGGCTGCAACTGCGCCGCGACAACGACCCCGCTCGCCTGGCGCTGCTCGACCAGATCCTCGATGTCGCCGCCGAAAGCGAGCAGAAGCTTGCCGATCAGCAGCAGCGCATCGAGGACCTCGAACGCGTCAGCCTCACCGATGAACTCACCGGCCTGGCCAACCGCCGGGGCTTCGAGCATCACATGGACCAAGAACTGGCCCGCGCCCGCTGCCAGAGTGGCGGCGGCGTGCTCGGCTTCCTTGATCTCGACGGCCTGAAGGGCATCAACGACGGCCATGGCCATGCCGCCGGCGACGCCGCTTTGCGCCATGCCGCGCGGCATCTGCACCAAGCTGCAGCGCCTGAGGATTTCGCCGCCCGCCTGCATGGCGATGAATTCGCCCTGGTGCTGCCAGGGACCAGCGTGGCGGCAGCCGAAGCCCGGCTGCGCGGCCTCTGCGCTGCGATCCGCAACGAACCCCTGCTCTGGGGCCAGGGCCGGCTGCCGGTCGGTCTTTCCTATGGCCTGGTGCGCTATGATGGCCGCGCCAGCCTGGCCAGCCTGCTGAAAGCCTCCGACCGCGCGATGTATCTGCACAAGGAAACGCGGCGCGCGCGCCCCGTGAGTTAG
- a CDS encoding ROK family protein produces the protein MRIGVDLGGTKIEAIALSDDGVIRARRRIAAPRDDYTATIRAIRDLVQAVDSEANVVRFGPPAPVGVGIPGTISPATGLVKNANSVWLIGHAMDHDLQAALQRPVRLGNDANCFALSEAADGAGQGYRTVFGVILGTGCGAGIVVNSQCLLGPNAIAGEWGHNPLPWPELGELPGPDCYCGLQGCNETWISGPGFEADYARASGTPRRASDIVALAALGDAQAEAALQRLENRLARALAGVMNLLDPDVIVLGGGLSNIERLYANVPKLWQRWAFSDHVSTPLLRNLHGDSSGVRGAAWLWRIGERN, from the coding sequence ATGCGCATCGGCGTGGATCTCGGCGGCACCAAGATCGAGGCCATTGCGCTCAGCGACGATGGCGTGATCCGTGCCCGCCGCCGCATCGCCGCACCGCGTGATGATTACACCGCCACGATCCGGGCCATTCGCGATCTGGTGCAGGCGGTGGACAGCGAAGCCAATGTCGTCCGCTTCGGCCCGCCGGCACCGGTCGGCGTCGGCATTCCGGGCACCATTTCGCCAGCCACCGGCCTGGTGAAGAACGCCAATTCGGTCTGGCTGATCGGCCATGCCATGGACCACGATCTGCAAGCCGCCCTGCAGCGGCCGGTGCGGCTCGGCAATGATGCCAACTGCTTCGCGCTGTCGGAAGCCGCCGATGGTGCCGGCCAGGGCTACCGCACCGTGTTCGGAGTCATCCTCGGCACCGGCTGCGGCGCCGGCATCGTGGTGAACAGCCAATGCCTGCTCGGCCCCAATGCGATTGCCGGCGAATGGGGCCATAACCCGCTGCCTTGGCCGGAGCTAGGCGAATTGCCTGGCCCGGATTGCTATTGCGGCTTGCAGGGCTGCAACGAGACCTGGATCTCGGGCCCAGGCTTCGAGGCCGATTATGCCCGCGCCAGCGGTACGCCGCGCCGGGCCAGCGACATCGTGGCCCTGGCGGCACTGGGCGATGCCCAGGCGGAAGCCGCGTTGCAGCGGCTGGAAAACCGCCTCGCCCGTGCCCTGGCCGGGGTGATGAATCTGCTCGATCCCGATGTCATCGTGCTGGGTGGTGGCCTGTCGAATATCGAACGTCTCTACGCCAATGTGCCGAAGCTGTGGCAGCGCTGGGCGTTCAGCGACCATGTCTCGACGCCGCTGCTGCGCAACCTTCACGGGGACAGTTCCGGCGTGCGCGGCGCCGCCTGGCTGTGGCGCATCGGCGAGCGGAACTAA